One part of the Arabidopsis thaliana chromosome 4, partial sequence genome encodes these proteins:
- the ADNT1 gene encoding adenine nucleotide transporter 1 (adenine nucleotide transporter 1 (ADNT1); CONTAINS InterPro DOMAIN/s: Mitochondrial carrier protein (InterPro:IPR002067), Mitochondrial substrate carrier (InterPro:IPR001993), Mitochondrial substrate/solute carrier (InterPro:IPR018108); BEST Arabidopsis thaliana protein match is: Mitochondrial substrate carrier family protein (TAIR:AT5G51050.1).) — MASEDVKRTESAAVSTIVNLAEEAREGVKAPSYAFKSICKSLFAGGVAGGVSRTAVAPLERMKILLQVQNPHNIKYSGTVQGLKHIWRTEGLRGLFKGNGTNCARIVPNSAVKFFSYEQASKSFSNLCFFSFFSHSGILYMYRQRTGNENAQLTPLLRLGAGATAGIIAMSATYPMDMVRGRLTVQTANSPYQYRGIAHALATVLREEGPRALYRGWLPSVIGVVPYVGLNFSVYESLKDWLVKENPYGLVENNELTVVTRLTCGAIAGTVGQTIAYPLDVIRRRMQMVGWKDASAIVTGEGRSTASLEYTGMVDAFRKTVRHEGFGALYKGLVPNSVKVVPSIAIAFVTYEMVKDVLGVEFRISD, encoded by the exons ATGGCATCAGAGGATGTGAAAAGAACAGAATCAGCAGCTGTGTCAACGATCGTAAATCTGGCGGAGGAAGCGAGGGAAGGAGTCAAAGCTCCGAGTTATGCTTTTAAAAGCATCTGCAAGTCTCTTTTTGCCGGTGGTGTCGCTGGTGGAGT GTCACGAACTGCTGTTGCACCTCTGGAAAGGATGAAGATATTACTTCAg GTCCAAAATCCGCATAATATAAAGTACAGTGGGACAGTCCAAGGATTGAAGCATATTTGGAGAACCGAGGGACTTCGTGGACTGTTCAAAGGAAATGGCACCAACTGTGCTCGTATTGTTCCTAATTCGGCTGTTAAATTTTTCAGCTATGAGCAAGCTTCAAA ATCTTTTTCTAATCTatgctttttctcttttttctctcataGTGGCATACTGTACATGTATCGTCAGCGGACCGGAAATG AAAATGCCCAACTTACTCCTCTTTTACGGCTTGGAGCTGGTGCAACCGCTGGGATAATAGCCATGTCTGCAACGTACCCGATGGATATGGTTCGTGGAAGGCTAACTGTCCAG ACCGCAAATTCTCCTTATCAATATAGAGGAATTGCCCATGCTTTGGCAACTGTCCTGCGAGAGGAAGGTCCACGGGCCTTGTACCGTGGTTGGCTTCCATCAGTGATTGGAGTT GTTCCATATGTGGGCTTGAACTTTTCGGTGTATGAGTCTCTAAAGGACTGGCTAGTTAAAGAGAACCCATACGGTCTAGTAGAAAACAATGAGCTGACGGTTGTAACGAGGCTCACTTGTGGTGCAATAGCTGGAACAGTTGGTCAAACAATTGCTTATCCACTGGATGTGATTCGTAGGAGAATGCAAATGGTCGGGTGGAAAGATGCTTCCGCTATTGTAACAGGCGAAGGGAGAAGCACAGCTTCACTTGAATACACTGGTATGGTCGATGCATTTAGAAAAACAGTTCGTCATGAAGGCTTTGGAGCATTGTACAAGGGTTTGGTCCCCAATTCAGTGAAG
- the ADNT1 gene encoding adenine nucleotide transporter 1 (adenine nucleotide transporter 1 (ADNT1); FUNCTIONS IN: binding, ADP transmembrane transporter activity, ATP transmembrane transporter activity, AMP transmembrane transporter activity; INVOLVED IN: in 6 processes; LOCATED IN: mitochondrion, mitochondrial inner membrane, plasma membrane, plastid, membrane; EXPRESSED IN: 27 plant structures; EXPRESSED DURING: 15 growth stages; CONTAINS InterPro DOMAIN/s: Mitochondrial carrier protein (InterPro:IPR002067), Mitochondrial substrate carrier (InterPro:IPR001993), Mitochondrial substrate/solute carrier (InterPro:IPR018108); BEST Arabidopsis thaliana protein match is: Mitochondrial substrate carrier family protein (TAIR:AT5G51050.1); Has 27989 Blast hits to 14393 proteins in 468 species: Archae - 0; Bacteria - 2; Metazoa - 12077; Fungi - 8125; Plants - 4770; Viruses - 0; Other Eukaryotes - 3015 (source: NCBI BLink).): protein MASEDVKRTESAAVSTIVNLAEEAREGVKAPSYAFKSICKSLFAGGVAGGVSRTAVAPLERMKILLQVQNPHNIKYSGTVQGLKHIWRTEGLRGLFKGNGTNCARIVPNSAVKFFSYEQASNGILYMYRQRTGNENAQLTPLLRLGAGATAGIIAMSATYPMDMVRGRLTVQTANSPYQYRGIAHALATVLREEGPRALYRGWLPSVIGVVPYVGLNFSVYESLKDWLVKENPYGLVENNELTVVTRLTCGAIAGTVGQTIAYPLDVIRRRMQMVGWKDASAIVTGEGRSTASLEYTGMVDAFRKTVRHEGFGALYKGLVPNSVKVVPSIAIAFVTYEMVKDVLGVEFRISD, encoded by the exons ATGGCATCAGAGGATGTGAAAAGAACAGAATCAGCAGCTGTGTCAACGATCGTAAATCTGGCGGAGGAAGCGAGGGAAGGAGTCAAAGCTCCGAGTTATGCTTTTAAAAGCATCTGCAAGTCTCTTTTTGCCGGTGGTGTCGCTGGTGGAGT GTCACGAACTGCTGTTGCACCTCTGGAAAGGATGAAGATATTACTTCAg GTCCAAAATCCGCATAATATAAAGTACAGTGGGACAGTCCAAGGATTGAAGCATATTTGGAGAACCGAGGGACTTCGTGGACTGTTCAAAGGAAATGGCACCAACTGTGCTCGTATTGTTCCTAATTCGGCTGTTAAATTTTTCAGCTATGAGCAAGCTTCAAA TGGCATACTGTACATGTATCGTCAGCGGACCGGAAATG AAAATGCCCAACTTACTCCTCTTTTACGGCTTGGAGCTGGTGCAACCGCTGGGATAATAGCCATGTCTGCAACGTACCCGATGGATATGGTTCGTGGAAGGCTAACTGTCCAG ACCGCAAATTCTCCTTATCAATATAGAGGAATTGCCCATGCTTTGGCAACTGTCCTGCGAGAGGAAGGTCCACGGGCCTTGTACCGTGGTTGGCTTCCATCAGTGATTGGAGTT GTTCCATATGTGGGCTTGAACTTTTCGGTGTATGAGTCTCTAAAGGACTGGCTAGTTAAAGAGAACCCATACGGTCTAGTAGAAAACAATGAGCTGACGGTTGTAACGAGGCTCACTTGTGGTGCAATAGCTGGAACAGTTGGTCAAACAATTGCTTATCCACTGGATGTGATTCGTAGGAGAATGCAAATGGTCGGGTGGAAAGATGCTTCCGCTATTGTAACAGGCGAAGGGAGAAGCACAGCTTCACTTGAATACACTGGTATGGTCGATGCATTTAGAAAAACAGTTCGTCATGAAGGCTTTGGAGCATTGTACAAGGGTTTGGTCCCCAATTCAGTGAAG
- a CDS encoding hypothetical protein (DUF3133) (Protein of unknown function (DUF3133); CONTAINS InterPro DOMAIN/s: Protein of unknown function DUF3133 (InterPro:IPR021480); BEST Arabidopsis thaliana protein match is: Protein of unknown function (DUF3133) (TAIR:AT1G01440.1); Has 1545 Blast hits to 1451 proteins in 231 species: Archae - 0; Bacteria - 62; Metazoa - 476; Fungi - 316; Plants - 452; Viruses - 2; Other Eukaryotes - 237 (source: NCBI BLink).) produces MRSRGDVSEAEGTRSDAGSSRSEEETSLKEKHSNSRAGSQRSGKSLRNDEPNYGSDSSSKNTSSSNNPIEYTEHERAELLRRLDSIKDHLLRGGGGGNNVVDKPKEPDQNQPFLRPVHLHGHANHNPGPSYYHQYPEPIQYPGPVHGMYPQAYQDPYGYQRRPPPVPNPNWYPPGHYPNQMARQYPGGQYVELGPDIVEPHSYYPATPGRYGDLPPYSPVSSHHREEKLATQYSDMPPYSPVSSHHRGEKLTTPYSPRVNNGSSFPSSMGTPGPRGGYARWPSEHDSEMGGAFARGYVKKAVSDTGVRRCHPLAGGAPFIACHSCFELLYLPKKKLLSQERLHKLQCGACSEVISFTIVDRKLVFSSGNEETKPVSLEVEDRNTTNTVVIEEEVSSVDFNSSGRDIPRKDEEEPVQELRNHQDTITTQSVRSESQHSDDEERSSNSSEQQQKEVKSVRRRGKGSKAPEPAAPDNASLLELFEYSNVNRAALAYGMAQLGYEKPDKQKSFMTQDSLKPESVATETEVSYNGYSNTEISEDSRYSNRKGSEYGSTEITTRSSTDQNEDQMKSLEVWVNGHLIPEDLVSSAEKLAGPIQAGKYWYDYRAGFWGVMGKPCLGIIPPFIEEFSHPMLDNCAAGNTDVFVNGRELHKRDFELLVGRGLPRDKNRSYIVDISGRILDQDSGEELHSLGKLAPTIEKVKHGFGMRVPRSLAS; encoded by the exons ATGAGGTCGCGAGGCGATGTCTCTGAAGCAGAAGGTACGAGATCAGATGCTGGTTCTTCAAGAAGCGAAGAAGAAACGAGTCTGAAGGAGAAACACTCAAATTCGCGAGCTGGGTCTCAAAGATCTGGAAAAAGCTTGAGAAATGACGAGCCTAATTACGGATCAGATTCTTCATCTAAGAACAcaagcagcagcaacaacccTATTGAGTATACAGAGCATGAACGAGCTGAGCTTTTAAGAAGGTTAGATTCTATCAAAGATCATCTACTTcgcggtggtggtggtggtaatAATGTAGTTGATAAACCTAAAGAACCAGATCAGAATCAGCCTTTCCTTAGACCAGTTCATCTTCATGGTCATGCTAATCATAATCCTGGTCCTTCTTATTACCATCAGTATCCAGAACCTATTCAATACCCTGGACCGGTTCATGGAATGTATCCTCAAGCTTATCAAGATCCTTATGGGTACCAAAGAAGACCACCTCCAGTTCCTAATCCAAACTGGTATCCTCCTGGTCATTACCCTAATCAGATGGCTCGTCAGTATCCTGGAGGTCAATATGTTGAACTTGGTCCTGATATAGTTGAGCCACATTCTTACTATCCAGCTACTCCTGGTAGGTACGGTGACCTGCCTCCGTATAGCCCGGTTTCGTCTCACCATCGTGAAGAGAAACTCGCTACACAGTACAGTGATATGCCTCCGTATAGCCCGGTTTCGTCTCACCATCGTGGCGAGAAACTCACGACACCGTATAGTCCACGTGTTAATAACGGTTCGAGTTTTCCTTCTTCGATGGGCACTCCAGGTCCTCGAGGTGGTTATGCAAGGTGGCCGAGTGAACATGATTCTGAAATGGGCGGTGCTTTTGCTCGTGGGTATGTTAAGAAAGCTGTATCGGATACTGGTGTTCGACGTTGTCATCCTCTTGCTGGTGGTGCTCCTTTTATAGCTTGTCATAGTTGCTTTGAGCTGCTTTACTTGcctaagaagaagcttttgtcTCAGGAAAGGTTACATAAGCTGCAGTGCGGTGCTTGTTCTGAAGTTATTAGTTTCACAATCGTTGATAGGAAACTCGTTTTCTCTTCTGGTAATGAGGAAACAAAACCGGTCTCTCTAGAGGTTGAAGATAGAAACACAACAAACACAGTAGTGATAGAGGAGGAAGTCTCTTCTGTTGATTTCAACAGCTCAGGTAGAGATATTCCACGtaaggatgaagaagaaccagTGCAAGAACTGAGAAATCATCAGGATACTATTACTACGCAAAGCGTCCGCTCTGAATCTCAACactcagatgatgaagaaagatcGAGCAATTCTAGTGAACAACAACAGAAGGAGGTCAAATCTGTTCGTCGGCGAGGTAAAGGGTCAAAAGCACCTGAACCCGCTGCTCCTGATAATGCCAGTCTCCTTGAACTTTTTGAGTATTCTAATGTAAACAGAGCTGCACTCGCTTATGGAATGGCGCAGTTAGGTTATGAAAAGCCAGATAAGCAAAAGTCTTTCATGACACAGGACTCGCTGAAACCAGAATCAGTAGCTACAGAGACAGAGGTTTCTTACAATGGATACTCTAACACCGAGATCTCAGAAGATTCAAGGTACTCAAACAGAAAGGGTAGTGAGTACGGTTCGACAGAGATCACAACGAGGTCCTCTACTGATCAAAACGAAGACCAGATGAAGTCATTAGAGGTTTGGGTTAATGGACATCTTATACCAGAAGATCTTGTTAGCAGTGCTGAGAAATTAGCTGGACCAATCCAAGCTGGAAAGTATTG GTATGATTACCGAGCTGGGTTCTGGGGAGTGATGGGCAAACCGTGTCTCGGTATAATACCT ccATTTATTGAAGAGTTTAGCCATCCAATGCTGGATAACTGCGCTGCAGGAAACACAGACGTGTTTGTGAATGGAAGAGAGCTTCACAAGAGAGATTTCGAGTTACTTGTGGGTCGTGGTCTGCCTAGAGACAAGAACCGTTCTTACATTGTTGATATATCAGGAAGAATCCTTGATCAAGATTCAGGAGAAGAACTTCACAGCCTTGGCAAATTAGCCCCAAC GATTGAGAAAGTGAAGCATGGATTTGGTATGAGAGTTCCAAGATCATTAGCTTCATGA
- the TBL26 gene encoding TRICHOME BIREFRINGENCE-LIKE 26 (TRICHOME BIREFRINGENCE-LIKE 26 (TBL26); CONTAINS InterPro DOMAIN/s: Protein of unknown function DUF231, plant (InterPro:IPR004253); BEST Arabidopsis thaliana protein match is: TRICHOME BIREFRINGENCE-LIKE 25 (TAIR:AT1G01430.1); Has 1341 Blast hits to 1324 proteins in 34 species: Archae - 0; Bacteria - 0; Metazoa - 0; Fungi - 2; Plants - 1336; Viruses - 0; Other Eukaryotes - 3 (source: NCBI BLink).) translates to MEQQLTLVLLDSPKGAKYVETFEEAASSSSSSSSSSVPSCTDHRHRTFVKFFLYFSLVALAYYFIISSLAVSPIPPTLPQSSPGNVSSAKCDLFTGDWIPDPTGPLYTNVTCRHIQDFQNCLLNGRPDVNYLFWRWKPRDCDLPRFSPSQFLASVKNKWWAFIGDSIARNHVQSLICILSQVEEVEEIYHDKEFRSKIWRFPSHNFTLSVIWSPFLLKSETSSNSDIQLYLDQLDHKWTVQYPKFDYVVISGGKWFLKTTIFHENNVVTGCHYCQGRNNLTDLGYDYSYRKTLNLLRDFVLNSTHKPLVLFRTTTPDHFENGEWNTGGYCNRTMPFKEGQANMKTVDDVMRDVELEVFQKFGKGFGLGSNIRLLDTTGMSLLRPDGHPGPYRHPNPFAGVKNKSNVQNDCLHWCLPGPIDSWNDVMVETTLNRERELYDLTG, encoded by the exons atggaACAACAATTAACCTTAGTATTGCTTGATAGCCCAAAAGGCGCCAAATATGTAGAAACCTTTGAAGAagccgcttcttcttcttcttcttcttcttcttcttctgttcccTCCTGCACTGATCACCGCCATCGAACCTTCGTCAAATTCTTCCTTTACTTCTCTCTCGTCGCTCTTGCTTACTATTTCATCATCTCCAGTCTCGCCGTCTCTCCAATTCCCCCAACATTGCCGCAATCTTCTCCCGGAAACG TTTCATCAGCAAAGTGTGATCTTTTCACCGGAGATTGGATACCAGATCCAACAGGTCCTCTGTACACAAATGTCACTTGTCGTCACATTCAAGATTTTCAGAACTGCCTATTGAATGGACGACCAGATGTGAATTATCTCTTCTGGAGATGGAAGCCTCGTGATTGTGATCTTCCTAGGTTTAGTCCATCGCAGTTTCTTGCTTCAGTGAAGAACAAATGGTGGGCTTTTATCGGTGATTCCATTGCTCGTAATCATGTCCAGTCTCTCATCTGCATTCTCTCTCAG GTGGAAGAAGTGGAGGAAATCTATCACGATAAGGAGTTCAGATCCAAGATATGGAGATTCCCTTCTCACAACTTCACACTATCAGTCATTTGGTCTCCTTTCCTTCTCAAATCCGAAACATCTAGCAACTCGGATATTCAGCTTTACCTCGACCAGCTTGACCACAAATGGACTGTCCAATACCCGAAATTCGACTACGTTGTTATCTCTGGAGGCAAATGGTTTcttaaaacaacaattttcCATGAAAACAACGTAGTCACGGGCTGTCATTACTGCCAAGGAAGAAACAACCTAACTGATCTCGGCTATGATTACTCCTACcgcaaaaccctaaaccttcTCCGTGACTTCGTCCTAAACTCAACCCACAAACCGCTGGTTCTGTTTCGAACAACAACGCCTGACCATTTCGAAAACGGAGAGTGGAACACTGGTGGGTATTGCAACAGAACGATGCCGTTTAAAGAAGGCCAAGCAAATATGAAAACTGTAGATGATGTGATGCGTGATGTTGAGCTTGAGGTGTTTCAGAAATTTGGGAAAGGTTTTGGCTTAGGTTCCAACATCAGGCTATTAGACACGACTGGAATGTCTCTTCTCCGTCCAGACGGGCATCCGGGACCATACCGGCATCCAAATCCTTTTGCTGGAGTTAAGAATAAGAGCAATGTTCAGAATGATTGTCTGCATTGGTGCTTACCTGGTCCAATTGATTCATGGAATGATGTGATGGTGGAAACCACGCTTAACCGGGAACGGGAACTATACGATTTAACCGGTTAA
- the ADNT1 gene encoding adenine nucleotide transporter 1, with amino-acid sequence MSRTAVAPLERMKILLQVQNPHNIKYSGTVQGLKHIWRTEGLRGLFKGNGTNCARIVPNSAVKFFSYEQASNGILYMYRQRTGNENAQLTPLLRLGAGATAGIIAMSATYPMDMVRGRLTVQTANSPYQYRGIAHALATVLREEGPRALYRGWLPSVIGVVPYVGLNFSVYESLKDWLVKENPYGLVENNELTVVTRLTCGAIAGTVGQTIAYPLDVIRRRMQMVGWKDASAIVTGEGRSTASLEYTGMVDAFRKTVRHEGFGALYKGLVPNSVKVVPSIAIAFVTYEMVKDVLGVEFRISD; translated from the exons AT GTCACGAACTGCTGTTGCACCTCTGGAAAGGATGAAGATATTACTTCAg GTCCAAAATCCGCATAATATAAAGTACAGTGGGACAGTCCAAGGATTGAAGCATATTTGGAGAACCGAGGGACTTCGTGGACTGTTCAAAGGAAATGGCACCAACTGTGCTCGTATTGTTCCTAATTCGGCTGTTAAATTTTTCAGCTATGAGCAAGCTTCAAA TGGCATACTGTACATGTATCGTCAGCGGACCGGAAATG AAAATGCCCAACTTACTCCTCTTTTACGGCTTGGAGCTGGTGCAACCGCTGGGATAATAGCCATGTCTGCAACGTACCCGATGGATATGGTTCGTGGAAGGCTAACTGTCCAG ACCGCAAATTCTCCTTATCAATATAGAGGAATTGCCCATGCTTTGGCAACTGTCCTGCGAGAGGAAGGTCCACGGGCCTTGTACCGTGGTTGGCTTCCATCAGTGATTGGAGTT GTTCCATATGTGGGCTTGAACTTTTCGGTGTATGAGTCTCTAAAGGACTGGCTAGTTAAAGAGAACCCATACGGTCTAGTAGAAAACAATGAGCTGACGGTTGTAACGAGGCTCACTTGTGGTGCAATAGCTGGAACAGTTGGTCAAACAATTGCTTATCCACTGGATGTGATTCGTAGGAGAATGCAAATGGTCGGGTGGAAAGATGCTTCCGCTATTGTAACAGGCGAAGGGAGAAGCACAGCTTCACTTGAATACACTGGTATGGTCGATGCATTTAGAAAAACAGTTCGTCATGAAGGCTTTGGAGCATTGTACAAGGGTTTGGTCCCCAATTCAGTGAAG